The Synechocystis sp. PCC 6714 genome includes the window TTCATCAAGACCTATTGCGGACAGTGGATGTTGTGTTGACATCTTCCCAAGCAAGCCGTTACGAAGTGGTGCCCATTGCCGACCCCTCGGACAGCCAACTTCAAAATCTGGCGGGCTGGCTAGGTAATTCCTAATGCCCTGGAAAAATAGGTAGTACACTATTCCCCTTGGGATGACCGGGGTTAAGTCCAGGGAATACAAGTCTTTTTTCTGATTTTCTGATGCACAAGTTTTTGCCGATCGCCTACTTTGAAGAGAAGTTTGTCCCCTTTGAGGATGCCAAAATCTCCGTTGCCACCCATGCTCTCCACTATGGCACAGCGGCCTTTGGGGGTTTACGGGGTATTCCCGACCCGGCGGACCCTAGCACCATTCTGCTGTTTCGTTTGGACCGCCACGGCGATCGCCTCAGTAAAAGTGCCAAATTTTTACACTACGACATCAGTGCCGAGAAAATTAAAGGAGTTATTGTTGATTTCGTTAAAAAGAATCAGCCCGATAAATCCTTTTACATCCGCCCATTGGTCTATAGTTCCGGTTTAGGCATTGCCCCGCGGTTACATAATCTGGAAAAAGATTTCCTCGTTTACGGCTTAGAAATGGGGGATTATCTGGCCGCCGATGGGGTTAGTTGCCGCATCAGTTCTTGGTATCGCCAGGAGGACCGTAGTTTTCCGTTGCGGGGCAAAATCAGTGCCGCCTACATCACCTCCGCTCTGGCCAAAACCGAAGCAGTGGAATCAGGTTTTGACGAAGCTATTTTGATGAATTCCCAGGGGAAAGTTTGCGAAGCCACAGGCATGAATGTTTTCATGGTACGGAATGGGCAAATTGTCACCCCTGGTAACGAACAGGATATTCTCGAAGGCATCACCAGGGACAGTATTCTCACCATTGCTGCGGATTTAGGCATTCCCACCTGTCAGCGCCCCATTGACAAGTCCGAATTAATGATTGCCGATGAAGTCTTTTTAAGTGGTACGGCGGCTAAAATCACCCCCGTTAAACAGATTGAAAACTTTGCCCTCGGTGGCGATCGCCCGGTTACGGAAAAATTACGGGAGGTGTTAACAGCGGTGACAGAAAACCGGGAGCCAAAATATCAAGATTGGGTATTTAAAATTTCCCTTAACTAACTGCAAGTTGACCTCCCCCATCCCATCCCTGAGACTAACCCATGTTGGATCAAAGCCAAGTTCAAAAGATTGCCCATCTAGCCCGTTTAGAAATCACCCCAGAGGAAGAAATTCAATTCG containing:
- a CDS encoding branched-chain amino acid transaminase is translated as MHKFLPIAYFEEKFVPFEDAKISVATHALHYGTAAFGGLRGIPDPADPSTILLFRLDRHGDRLSKSAKFLHYDISAEKIKGVIVDFVKKNQPDKSFYIRPLVYSSGLGIAPRLHNLEKDFLVYGLEMGDYLAADGVSCRISSWYRQEDRSFPLRGKISAAYITSALAKTEAVESGFDEAILMNSQGKVCEATGMNVFMVRNGQIVTPGNEQDILEGITRDSILTIAADLGIPTCQRPIDKSELMIADEVFLSGTAAKITPVKQIENFALGGDRPVTEKLREVLTAVTENREPKYQDWVFKISLN